A window of the Corallococcus exiguus genome harbors these coding sequences:
- a CDS encoding peptidase associated/transthyretin-like domain-containing protein has translation MRRALRALALALGLTGAGCGFLDDEPPPEQLVCRSDAECAAGQVCFVDGCGNPGGDIVVEVQPHPKAGLLAQDFPVDRLRAEQNLELFSPVRLTGTVTSGTTATEDGGTAPVPYRAPIHLLATGDSRLIPGVARRYETTLTPDDGAWVLPVGSGQYTVTLTPVDPSLPPLSRDAFVDPSSGGMVAFDLPTASRVVTVTGTLMLQGSKRVDADMEVQVLDESLRPLSQRARVARDTGAFQLVLGADDARRATVLVRATPVNAGDLVPWKTFVVDPSTILPIPLELGDPGAAVTVEGRVLEMNGQTPMAGARVSLQGRVAGGGTFKGVPVLTDAQGRYQLTSLPGVAESPLTLVIVPPPSSSSRLTPQQVAVAAVDTVLPDVTCPERMTVVGSVKNPEGTGPASGVRVVVEPVGALEGYPQPPLGFESPLTTNSDGNFALALDPGEYRLDFLPGENLPRVSRFVTVPAGTADSEVMTLAAFTLSRGRSLSGRITLPPDPALAPDGIGANASVRFFRVVTVGGRPESILLAQTVSDSTGRYSTVLPTR, from the coding sequence GTGAGGCGCGCGCTCCGGGCCCTGGCGCTGGCGCTCGGGCTGACCGGGGCCGGGTGCGGCTTCCTGGATGACGAGCCGCCCCCGGAGCAGCTGGTGTGCCGCTCCGACGCGGAGTGCGCCGCCGGCCAGGTGTGCTTCGTGGACGGCTGCGGCAACCCCGGCGGCGACATCGTCGTGGAGGTGCAGCCCCATCCCAAGGCGGGCCTGCTCGCGCAGGACTTCCCGGTGGACCGGCTGCGGGCGGAGCAGAACCTGGAGCTCTTCAGCCCCGTGCGCCTGACGGGCACCGTCACGAGCGGCACCACCGCCACGGAGGACGGTGGCACGGCGCCCGTCCCCTACCGCGCCCCCATCCACCTGCTGGCCACGGGCGACAGCCGCCTCATCCCGGGCGTGGCACGGCGCTATGAGACGACGCTCACCCCGGACGACGGCGCGTGGGTGCTGCCCGTGGGCAGCGGCCAATACACCGTGACGCTCACGCCGGTGGACCCGTCCCTGCCGCCGCTGTCGCGCGACGCCTTCGTGGACCCTTCCTCGGGCGGCATGGTGGCCTTCGACCTGCCCACCGCGTCGCGCGTGGTGACGGTGACGGGGACGCTGATGCTCCAGGGTTCGAAGCGGGTGGACGCGGACATGGAGGTGCAGGTGCTGGATGAGTCCCTGCGCCCGCTGTCCCAACGCGCCCGCGTGGCCCGCGACACGGGCGCGTTCCAGTTGGTGCTGGGCGCGGACGACGCAAGGCGCGCCACGGTGCTCGTGCGCGCGACGCCCGTGAACGCCGGGGACCTGGTGCCCTGGAAGACCTTCGTGGTGGATCCGTCCACCATCCTCCCCATCCCGCTGGAGCTGGGCGACCCCGGCGCGGCCGTGACGGTGGAGGGCCGCGTGCTGGAGATGAACGGCCAGACGCCCATGGCCGGCGCGCGCGTGTCGCTCCAGGGCCGCGTGGCCGGCGGCGGCACCTTCAAGGGCGTGCCGGTGCTGACGGACGCGCAGGGGCGCTACCAGCTCACGTCCCTGCCCGGCGTCGCGGAGTCCCCGCTCACGCTGGTCATCGTCCCGCCGCCCAGCTCGTCCTCGCGTCTGACGCCCCAGCAGGTGGCGGTGGCGGCGGTGGACACGGTGCTGCCAGACGTGACGTGCCCGGAGCGCATGACGGTGGTGGGCAGCGTGAAGAACCCGGAGGGCACCGGCCCGGCGTCGGGCGTGCGCGTCGTGGTGGAGCCGGTGGGGGCGCTCGAAGGCTATCCGCAGCCGCCCCTGGGCTTCGAGTCGCCCCTCACCACCAACAGCGACGGCAACTTCGCGCTGGCCCTGGACCCGGGCGAGTACCGGCTGGACTTCCTGCCCGGGGAGAACCTGCCGCGCGTCAGCCGCTTCGTCACCGTGCCGGCCGGCACCGCCGATTCAGAGGTGATGACGCTGGCGGCCTTCACGCTGTCACGGGGCCGTTCGTTGAGCGGCCGCATCACCCTGCCCCCGGACCCCGCGCTGGCGCCGGACGGAATCGGGGCGAACGCTTCCGTGCGCTTCTTCCGCGTGGTGACGGTGGGAGGACGGCCTGAGTCCATCCTGCTGGCGCAGACAGTGTCCGACAGCACGGGGCGCTACTCCACCGTGCTGCCCACGCGCTGA
- a CDS encoding sigma 54-interacting transcriptional regulator gives MASLTVRTPDGKVRTVSLLKRITSLGRGSDNDVPLEDASVPSNALHVTFDGSRYEVGSLGATFHVNGKRRDNHALATGDVVKVGGTELTFSREDAPREPVRREVPEREVSLLPSAATASSDSHTAELPGVVGRELVLLKRLTAFSERLFGSYDVDRILESLLDEAIEVTRADKGFLILMESGEPRVKAARNVARENIEDAVEKLSDSIIAKVVKDQKAIIVADALDAPEFKASESVVNLKVHSVMCVPVMHKGDLFGVLYVGNDRLVNRFEPKSLDMLTVFAAQASLLLQNALLVNDLKLDNTELRRKLEDQRYGDIVGACQGMRDVYKRIDKIAPTDISVLITGETGTGKELIAREVHRRSPRTKGPFITVNCGAIPENLLESELFGHAKGAFTGAVATRPGKFQAAIGGTLFLDEIGEMPLQLQVKLLRALQDKIVYKVGENRGEPVDIRVVAATNKILEDEVKRNTFREDLYYRLNVVTVKLPPLRERGEDVIVLGRFFLQKYAREFNSKARGFTPAAAVSMKKYGWPGNIRELENRLKKAVVLADKPLLGADDLDLKPENLEPIMPLLQAKEEFQKRYINEVLARNNGNRTKTAKDLGVDPRTIFRHLEKLEAEKTGGPLPPEENEELL, from the coding sequence ATGGCCAGCCTCACCGTTCGCACCCCCGATGGAAAGGTCCGCACGGTCTCCCTGCTCAAGCGCATCACCAGCCTGGGGCGGGGATCCGACAACGATGTGCCACTGGAGGACGCCAGCGTCCCCTCCAATGCCCTGCACGTCACCTTCGACGGCTCCCGCTACGAAGTCGGCAGCCTGGGCGCCACCTTCCACGTCAACGGCAAGCGGCGCGACAATCACGCGCTCGCCACCGGTGACGTGGTCAAGGTTGGCGGCACCGAGCTGACCTTCTCCCGCGAGGACGCCCCCCGCGAGCCCGTGCGCCGCGAGGTGCCCGAGCGGGAGGTGTCCCTCCTCCCCTCCGCCGCCACCGCCTCGTCTGATTCGCACACGGCGGAGCTGCCCGGCGTGGTGGGCCGCGAGCTGGTGCTGCTCAAGCGGCTCACCGCGTTCAGCGAGCGGCTCTTCGGCAGCTACGACGTGGACCGCATCCTGGAGAGCCTGCTGGACGAGGCCATTGAGGTCACCCGCGCCGACAAGGGCTTCCTCATCCTGATGGAGAGCGGCGAGCCGCGCGTGAAGGCCGCGCGCAACGTGGCCCGGGAGAACATCGAGGACGCGGTGGAGAAGCTGTCCGACTCCATCATCGCCAAGGTGGTGAAGGACCAGAAGGCCATCATCGTCGCGGACGCGCTGGACGCGCCGGAGTTCAAGGCCAGCGAGTCCGTGGTGAACCTCAAGGTCCACTCCGTCATGTGCGTGCCGGTGATGCACAAGGGCGACCTGTTCGGCGTGCTCTACGTGGGCAACGATCGACTGGTGAACCGCTTCGAGCCCAAGAGCCTGGACATGCTCACCGTGTTCGCGGCGCAGGCGTCCCTGCTCTTGCAGAACGCGCTGCTCGTGAACGACCTCAAGCTCGACAACACGGAGCTGCGCCGCAAGCTGGAGGACCAGCGCTACGGCGACATCGTGGGCGCGTGCCAGGGCATGCGGGACGTGTACAAGCGCATCGACAAGATCGCGCCCACGGACATCTCCGTGCTGATTACGGGAGAGACGGGCACGGGCAAGGAGCTCATCGCCCGGGAGGTCCACCGCCGCTCGCCGCGCACCAAGGGCCCGTTCATCACGGTGAACTGCGGCGCCATCCCGGAGAACCTGCTGGAGAGCGAGCTGTTCGGCCACGCCAAGGGCGCCTTCACCGGCGCGGTGGCCACGCGGCCCGGCAAGTTCCAGGCGGCCATCGGCGGCACGCTCTTCCTGGACGAGATCGGCGAGATGCCGCTCCAGCTCCAGGTGAAGCTGCTGCGCGCGCTCCAGGACAAGATTGTCTACAAGGTCGGCGAGAACCGCGGCGAGCCGGTGGACATCCGCGTGGTGGCCGCGACGAACAAGATTCTTGAAGACGAGGTGAAGCGGAACACGTTCCGCGAGGACCTCTACTACCGGCTCAACGTCGTCACCGTGAAGCTGCCGCCCCTGCGCGAGCGCGGCGAGGACGTCATCGTCCTGGGCCGCTTCTTCCTCCAGAAGTACGCGCGCGAGTTCAACTCCAAGGCGCGCGGCTTCACGCCCGCGGCCGCCGTGTCGATGAAGAAGTACGGCTGGCCGGGCAACATCCGGGAGCTGGAGAACCGCCTGAAGAAGGCGGTGGTGCTGGCGGACAAGCCGCTGCTCGGCGCGGACGACCTGGACCTCAAGCCGGAGAACCTGGAGCCCATCATGCCGCTGCTCCAGGCGAAGGAAGAGTTCCAGAAGCGTTACATCAACGAAGTCCTCGCCCGGAACAACGGCAACCGCACCAAGACGGCCAAGGACCTGGGGGTGGATCCCCGCACCATCTTCCGCCACCTGGAGAAACTGGAGGCGGAGAAGACGGGCGGTCCGCTTCCTCCCGAGGAGAACGAGGAACTGCTATAG